In Lodderomyces elongisporus chromosome 2, complete sequence, the following proteins share a genomic window:
- the mug86_2 gene encoding Meiotically up-regulated protein 86 protein — MSADLENQRPKDHQLLVEDEHNSHSNNPALDPEHPVTRVRTDGDYIQFGNERYLRSDLMSAFGGTLNPGLAPPPKNDFANPAPLGLSAFALTTFVLSLINCEARGVTVPNIVTGLAFFYGGAAQLVAGMFEIAVGNTFGGVALSSYGGFWGAWAALHVDAFGIAAAYEGEEEMFAYALGIFLVGWFIFTFFMMLMTLKSTVAFFSVFFLLSITFLLLAISEFTGKSAVKKAGGVFGLLTAFAAWYNAYAGIATPQNSYITIKAIELPDLQDKYKKN, encoded by the coding sequence ATGTCTGCCGATTTAGAAAACCAAAGACCCAAGGACCACCAGCTCCTTGTTGAAGACGAGCACAACTCTCACTCTAATAACCCTGCCCTCGACCCAGAACACCCAGTCACTAGAGTCCGCACAGATGGCGACTATATCCAGTTTGGTAACGAACGGTACTTGCGTTCTGACTTGATGAGCGCTTTTGGTGGTACCTTGAATCCAGGTTTGGCCCCACCCCCCAAGAATGACTTTGCAAACCCAGCCCCATTGGGATTGTCGGCTTTTGCATTGACCACCTTTGTCTTGTCCTTGATTAACTGCGAAGCTCGTGGAGTTACTGTACCAAATATCGTTACCGGTTTGGCCTTTTTCTATGGTGGAGCAGCCCAATTGGTTGCCGGAATGTTTGAAATTGCCGTTGGTAACACttttggtggtgttgccTTGTCCTCATATGGTGGATTCTGGGGTGCTTGGGCTGCATTGCACGTTGATGCCTTTGGCATTGCCGCTGCTTATGAAGGAGAAGAGGAGATGTTTGCTTATGCATTGGGTATCTTTCTCGTTGGCTGGTTTATCTTTACCTTTTtcatgatgttgatgactCTAAAGTCTACTGTGGCTTTCTTTTCagtgtttttcttgttgtcgATTacatttttacttttggcTATTTCAGAATTTACCGGTAAATCTGCAGTTAAGAAGGCTGGCGGTGTCTTTGGCTTGTTGACGGCTTTTGCTGCTTGGTACAATGCATATGCCGGTATTGCCACACCACAAAATAGTTATATCACCATTAAGGCTATTGAATTGCCAGACTTGCAAGACAAGTACAAGAAGAATTAG